From the genome of Virgibacillus proomii, one region includes:
- a CDS encoding cytochrome C biogenesis protein yields MNFEYVKFEVLLPEDYIFLLRNELNKYRLITVRDYDPFVSYGETKGYWQPLEASNPFQGKKENISYGSKCKVEFRASYKKVEEVKAIIRSTHSYIHHKKCVFIKGLHMVNIGMV; encoded by the coding sequence TTGAATTTTGAATATGTTAAGTTTGAAGTACTTCTGCCTGAAGATTACATATTTCTATTACGTAATGAACTAAACAAATATAGACTTATTACTGTTAGAGACTATGATCCTTTTGTTTCTTACGGTGAAACAAAAGGATATTGGCAGCCCTTGGAAGCATCTAACCCCTTTCAAGGTAAAAAAGAAAATATATCCTATGGTTCAAAATGCAAAGTGGAATTTAGAGCTTCATATAAAAAAGTGGAAGAAGTAAAAGCTATTATAAGAAGTACCCATTCTTATATACATCACAAAAAATGCGTTTTTATAAAGGGGTTACATATGGTTAACATTGGGATGGTCTGA
- a CDS encoding FecCD family ABC transporter permease → MISSHLIRKQRIIILILVVLIFITSVIAIGVGPSSVSIDRFIPTILGDGTFKEDFVFFSIRLPRLIIVVLAGMALALSGAILQGLTRNDLADPGIIGINSGAGVAIAVFFLFMPIEIGNFVYMIPIVAFIGAMTTVILIYLFSYQRKTGVKPVHLVLVGVGFSMAFSGLMVVLMSGAKREKVDFIANWLAGNIWGTDWPFILALLPWILILFPYTYMKSHQLNIFGMSEPVGIGLGMQVQKERVILLIVAAALAAATVSVTGGIAFIGLMAPHIARGLVGPRHQLFLPIAVLIGGWLLLIADTIGKNILPPDGIPTGIVVAIIGAPYFIYLLLRSK, encoded by the coding sequence ATGATCTCATCACATCTGATACGAAAACAACGTATTATTATACTCATTTTAGTAGTGCTCATTTTCATCACTTCCGTTATAGCAATCGGTGTTGGCCCGTCATCTGTGTCTATTGATCGCTTCATTCCGACTATCTTGGGTGATGGAACATTCAAAGAAGATTTTGTCTTTTTCTCGATTCGCTTACCACGGCTTATTATTGTTGTATTAGCTGGGATGGCGTTGGCACTTTCCGGAGCCATTCTACAAGGATTAACACGAAACGACTTGGCCGATCCAGGAATCATTGGCATCAACTCCGGAGCAGGGGTAGCCATTGCAGTATTCTTTTTATTCATGCCAATAGAGATTGGAAATTTTGTTTATATGATACCAATCGTTGCTTTTATAGGAGCAATGACCACTGTAATATTAATCTACTTATTTTCTTATCAAAGGAAAACGGGAGTAAAGCCTGTACATCTTGTCCTTGTTGGAGTCGGATTTTCGATGGCATTTTCTGGTTTAATGGTCGTACTCATGTCCGGTGCTAAAAGAGAAAAAGTGGACTTTATTGCGAACTGGCTGGCAGGAAATATATGGGGGACGGACTGGCCGTTCATACTGGCACTACTTCCATGGATTCTAATTTTATTTCCATATACATACATGAAGTCGCATCAATTAAATATTTTTGGTATGAGTGAACCAGTTGGAATCGGCCTTGGAATGCAAGTTCAAAAAGAAAGAGTTATCTTATTAATTGTAGCAGCAGCATTAGCAGCGGCCACTGTTTCCGTTACAGGTGGCATTGCATTTATTGGTTTGATGGCACCACATATCGCAAGAGGGCTTGTGGGTCCAAGACACCAGTTATTCTTGCCTATCGCTGTTTTAATTGGCGGTTGGTTGTTATTAATAGCAGATACGATTGGCAAAAATATCTTACCGCCTGATGGAATTCCAACAGGCATTGTTGTGGCCATTATTGGTGCACCATATTTCATTTATCTATTACTACGAAGCAAGTGA
- a CDS encoding FecCD family ABC transporter permease, producing MKQVEKEIHDSAFPIKLIIAITLCLFTFIIAIKVGAKETSFSDVFHALIQQDNGDGYSIIRNIRLPREVAVMFVGAALAVSGAIMQGMTRNPLADPGLLGLTSGANAALAFALALLPKVDTFGIMIACFIGAAMGAGLVFGIGSIKKGGFTPVKLVLAGAAISIFLQAVADGIGLYFKLSKNISLWTAGGAIGTTWHQLSIIVPFIILGLVITLFLSRQVTILSLNEEVAIGLGQDTKRIRWLLFIVIVILAGAAVALVGNLAFIGLMIPHIVRAIVGVDYRQIIPMSIFTGAIFMLLADLVGRTIHAPMETPVVSIVAVLGLPFFLFVVRKGGRALQ from the coding sequence GTGAAGCAAGTAGAAAAAGAAATCCATGATTCAGCTTTCCCAATCAAATTAATAATAGCCATCACTTTATGCTTATTCACCTTCATTATTGCAATAAAAGTAGGAGCAAAAGAGACCAGCTTTTCCGATGTCTTTCATGCACTCATCCAACAAGATAATGGAGATGGTTATTCTATTATCCGAAATATTCGCTTGCCGCGAGAAGTTGCAGTGATGTTTGTTGGTGCTGCACTAGCTGTATCAGGTGCGATTATGCAAGGGATGACACGAAATCCATTAGCAGATCCAGGTTTACTTGGTTTAACATCCGGCGCAAATGCTGCATTAGCATTTGCGCTCGCACTTTTACCAAAAGTAGATACATTTGGTATTATGATCGCATGCTTTATTGGTGCTGCCATGGGGGCCGGGCTTGTCTTTGGTATCGGATCGATAAAAAAAGGTGGATTTACCCCTGTAAAGTTAGTCTTAGCAGGTGCGGCAATCTCTATCTTTCTTCAAGCCGTTGCCGATGGTATTGGGTTATATTTCAAACTTTCGAAAAACATTTCCCTTTGGACTGCTGGTGGTGCAATTGGAACTACTTGGCACCAATTATCTATTATTGTTCCGTTTATTATTTTAGGGTTGGTAATTACCTTATTCCTTTCTCGACAGGTTACCATTTTAAGCTTAAATGAAGAGGTTGCCATTGGCTTAGGGCAAGATACCAAACGGATTCGCTGGTTATTATTTATCGTTATTGTCATTTTAGCAGGTGCTGCAGTGGCCTTAGTTGGCAATCTGGCGTTTATCGGATTAATGATTCCACACATCGTACGAGCAATAGTCGGTGTAGATTATCGTCAAATTATTCCGATGTCCATTTTTACCGGCGCCATCTTTATGTTACTTGCAGACTTGGTTGGTCGAACGATTCACGCACCAATGGAAACGCCAGTTGTTTCCATTGTAGCTGTTCTTGGGCTTCCATTCTTTCTATTCGTTGTTCGAAAAGGAGGAAGAGCATTACAATGA
- a CDS encoding iron-hydroxamate ABC transporter substrate-binding protein translates to MKRLFILLFSIILLLSACNTNEEKNKDDESSKTEKDTITYESENGPIKVPAHPKRVVVLSQFTGDLLKLGVNVVGVDSWAKDNPRFKELKDVETVSEDNLEKIIELKPDLIIGLSTTKNLDKLKEIAPTVTYTYGKVDYLTQHIEIGKLVNKEKEAREWVENFKKETAEVGKQIKDKIGKDATVSVIEKFDKQWYVFGNNWGRGTEILYQAMGLKMPESVKKHALKDGYYALSEEVIPKFAGDYLIISDQSGAKDTSYLKSDIFQSIPAVKKGNVFVIDGKKFYFNDASTLEFQLEFFKEKFLGE, encoded by the coding sequence ATGAAAAGACTATTCATACTGCTATTTAGTATCATTCTTTTACTTAGTGCTTGTAATACGAACGAAGAAAAGAACAAAGATGATGAATCAAGTAAAACGGAAAAAGATACGATTACATATGAATCTGAGAACGGTCCTATCAAAGTTCCGGCCCATCCAAAGCGTGTTGTCGTACTAAGTCAATTTACTGGTGATTTATTGAAACTTGGAGTCAATGTGGTTGGAGTTGATTCATGGGCAAAAGATAATCCCCGTTTTAAAGAATTAAAAGATGTTGAAACCGTTTCAGAAGATAATTTAGAAAAAATAATCGAATTAAAACCGGATTTAATCATTGGTTTATCTACCACAAAAAACTTGGATAAACTAAAAGAAATTGCTCCGACCGTCACCTATACTTATGGAAAAGTAGATTATTTAACACAACATATTGAAATTGGAAAGCTAGTGAATAAAGAAAAAGAAGCACGCGAGTGGGTAGAAAACTTTAAGAAAGAAACTGCTGAAGTAGGTAAACAAATCAAAGATAAAATCGGCAAAGATGCAACCGTATCGGTAATCGAAAAATTTGATAAACAATGGTATGTATTTGGTAATAACTGGGGTAGAGGTACAGAAATTTTATATCAAGCAATGGGGCTGAAAATGCCGGAGTCTGTGAAGAAACACGCCTTAAAAGACGGATATTATGCACTGTCGGAAGAAGTAATTCCAAAATTTGCTGGTGATTATTTAATTATTAGTGATCAATCCGGTGCGAAAGATACATCATACTTAAAATCAGACATTTTCCAAAGTATCCCGGCTGTAAAAAAAGGAAATGTATTCGTCATTGATGGGAAAAAATTTTATTTCAATGATGCATCCACACTTGAATTTCAACTCGAGTTCTTTAAAGAAAAATTTTTAGGGGAATAA
- a CDS encoding ABC transporter ATP-binding protein: MSRLATNDLSVGYGKEPIIDNLSVEIPDKQITSIIGSNGCGKSTLLKAITRIIPYEGGTALLDGSQIATMKTKDVAKKMAILPQTPDSASGLTVGELVSYGRFPHQNGFGRLKQQDIEAIHWAMEVTAILPFKHRTVDALSGGQRQRVWIAMALAQETDIILLDEPTTYLDMAHQLDVLQLLERLNKEEGRTIVMVLHDINQAARFSDFLIAMRAGQIIQSGSPQEVFTKEMLRHVYEIDGEIGKDPRTGKPMCMTYDLVKQKEKNNHEKTIHTAI, from the coding sequence ATGTCTCGTTTAGCGACGAACGACTTAAGTGTTGGTTATGGTAAAGAACCGATTATCGATAATTTATCCGTTGAAATTCCAGATAAACAAATTACTTCTATTATTGGTAGTAATGGTTGTGGAAAATCTACTTTGTTAAAAGCAATTACAAGGATTATTCCATACGAGGGAGGAACGGCACTTTTAGACGGTTCCCAAATTGCAACCATGAAGACAAAAGACGTCGCAAAGAAAATGGCAATTCTCCCGCAAACACCGGATAGTGCAAGTGGGTTAACGGTTGGGGAATTAGTATCTTATGGTCGTTTCCCACATCAAAACGGATTTGGCAGATTAAAACAGCAAGATATAGAAGCTATTCATTGGGCAATGGAAGTAACTGCTATTTTACCGTTTAAACATCGAACGGTTGATGCGTTATCTGGAGGACAAAGACAACGTGTATGGATTGCAATGGCTCTAGCACAAGAGACCGATATTATTTTACTCGATGAACCAACAACATATCTTGATATGGCACATCAACTGGATGTTTTACAATTATTGGAACGACTGAATAAAGAAGAAGGTCGTACGATCGTCATGGTACTGCATGATATTAATCAGGCTGCTCGTTTTAGTGACTTTTTAATCGCCATGCGTGCAGGTCAAATTATTCAATCCGGCAGTCCACAGGAAGTATTTACAAAGGAAATGTTGCGACATGTGTATGAAATTGATGGCGAGATTGGAAAAGACCCACGTACAGGAAAGCCGATGTGTATGACCTATGATCTTGTAAAACAAAAGGAGAAAAACAATCATGAAAAGACTATTCATACTGCTATTTAG
- a CDS encoding NAD(P)/FAD-dependent oxidoreductase: MPDSDLYDVTIIGGGPAGLFSAFYSGLREMKTKIIEYHSFLGGKVHVYPEKIVWDIGGLPPIPGQQLVENLTQQGLTFDPEVVLNEEVISIDKNEEGIFIIEAASGNSHYSKTIIVAVGGGILNPKRLPLHNARDFEDTNLHYAVKYLKDFKNKRVLISGGGNAATDWAKELSGIAKEVYIACRSDFSCHESQITYLKNNSVVCFTQTEITKLEANRAGDRIEKVELRNRESGVVQHLQIDEVIVNHGYERDTSLLENSPLDIQITDNYFITGSSSSESSVPGLFAAGDILHHDGKLHLIAGAFQDAANAVNQAKLYLEPEATKTAMVSSHNEKLYKRNEKIVEDLLKE, from the coding sequence ATTCCTGATTCAGATCTTTATGATGTCACGATTATTGGAGGAGGTCCCGCTGGTTTATTTTCCGCATTTTACAGTGGACTTCGAGAAATGAAAACAAAAATCATTGAGTACCATTCTTTTCTTGGTGGTAAAGTTCATGTTTATCCTGAAAAAATTGTGTGGGATATCGGAGGACTGCCTCCTATTCCTGGACAACAATTAGTAGAAAATTTAACACAACAAGGACTCACATTTGATCCTGAAGTGGTACTGAATGAGGAAGTTATCTCTATAGATAAAAATGAGGAAGGTATATTTATTATAGAAGCAGCATCAGGAAATAGTCACTATTCCAAGACAATAATCGTTGCTGTTGGCGGCGGTATTCTAAATCCTAAACGGTTACCGCTTCATAACGCAAGAGATTTTGAAGATACCAATTTACATTACGCTGTTAAGTATCTGAAAGACTTTAAAAATAAACGCGTGCTTATTTCTGGTGGTGGTAACGCTGCAACCGATTGGGCAAAGGAATTATCAGGCATTGCAAAAGAAGTATATATTGCTTGCCGTAGTGATTTTTCCTGTCATGAATCACAGATTACATATCTCAAAAATAATTCTGTCGTTTGTTTTACACAAACAGAAATAACGAAATTAGAAGCTAATCGTGCTGGTGACCGTATTGAGAAAGTTGAACTCAGAAACCGAGAGTCTGGTGTGGTCCAGCATTTACAAATTGATGAGGTAATTGTAAACCATGGCTATGAGCGGGACACATCATTACTAGAAAACAGCCCACTTGATATTCAAATTACGGATAACTATTTCATAACTGGATCAAGCAGCAGTGAAAGTTCTGTTCCTGGTTTATTCGCTGCTGGAGATATTTTACACCATGATGGAAAACTGCATCTAATTGCTGGTGCTTTTCAGGACGCAGCAAATGCAGTTAATCAAGCCAAGCTTTACCTTGAACCTGAAGCAACCAAAACTGCAATGGTATCCTCGCACAATGAAAAGCTTTATAAGAGAAACGAAAAGATTGTTGAAGATTTATTAAAAGAATAA
- a CDS encoding 3-oxoacyl-ACP reductase, whose product MDIKEQVVLVTGASRGLGAAIAKAFGRAGAKVVVNYYTNKEKAEEVVEQIGRDHALAIKADVRNQEEVNTMFIKAKKHFRKPISTIVNNALIDFTFSGELRNELDSIKWSEFETQFEGSVKAAFHTMKAGRSDMVKQKFGRIINIGTNLVQHPVVPYHDYNTGKAALLGFTRSMAKELGPDGITVNMVSGGLLSKTDASAETPDAVFELIKEGTPLQKVTTPEDVADVILFFASPWSRAVTGQNLVVDGGYVMD is encoded by the coding sequence ATGGATATAAAAGAACAAGTTGTCTTGGTTACAGGAGCAAGTAGAGGGCTTGGAGCAGCTATTGCCAAAGCTTTTGGGAGAGCTGGTGCAAAAGTAGTTGTCAATTACTATACGAATAAGGAAAAAGCTGAAGAAGTGGTTGAACAGATTGGAAGGGATCATGCTCTTGCTATTAAGGCAGATGTTCGTAATCAGGAAGAAGTAAATACAATGTTTATAAAGGCGAAAAAGCATTTTAGGAAACCAATTTCAACGATTGTGAATAATGCACTTATTGATTTTACATTTAGCGGTGAGTTACGTAATGAGTTAGATTCGATAAAGTGGAGTGAGTTCGAAACACAATTTGAAGGAAGTGTAAAGGCTGCGTTCCATACAATGAAAGCAGGAAGATCAGATATGGTCAAGCAAAAGTTTGGGCGTATCATTAATATTGGAACGAATCTTGTGCAACATCCAGTCGTTCCCTATCATGATTATAATACTGGAAAAGCTGCATTACTTGGTTTCACTCGATCCATGGCTAAAGAGCTTGGTCCAGATGGAATTACAGTGAATATGGTATCTGGTGGTTTGTTAAGTAAAACAGATGCGAGTGCTGAAACTCCGGATGCCGTTTTTGAGCTGATTAAAGAAGGTACCCCTCTACAAAAAGTGACAACGCCCGAAGATGTCGCTGATGTTATTCTATTTTTTGCCTCTCCATGGAGTCGAGCTGTAACAGGGCAAAATCTGGTGGTCGATGGCGGGTACGTCATGGATTAA
- a CDS encoding DoxX family protein has protein sequence MLAIILQIILALGFFMFGLVKFTSEKMVEGFNHFGLPQWFRIVTGIFEWIGAIGLIVGIWYPIVAVLSGIWIAIIMFFAIITHIRAKDPLSQSGMPVVLLILSVFVSLLNI, from the coding sequence ATGTTAGCAATTATTTTACAAATCATCTTGGCATTAGGTTTTTTTATGTTTGGTTTGGTGAAATTCACTTCCGAAAAAATGGTTGAAGGGTTCAACCATTTTGGATTGCCACAGTGGTTTCGAATTGTGACAGGAATTTTCGAATGGATTGGAGCTATCGGGTTGATTGTCGGAATATGGTATCCAATTGTGGCTGTCCTGTCAGGAATTTGGATAGCAATTATTATGTTTTTTGCTATTATTACACATATCCGTGCAAAAGATCCTCTTTCCCAATCAGGTATGCCAGTGGTTTTACTAATTTTATCTGTATTCGTATCATTATTAAATATCTGA
- a CDS encoding winged helix-turn-helix transcriptional regulator has product MQDNTCNGVEVAIEAIVGKWKPIILYHLMENKIMRFNELKRSIPNITQKMLTSQLRELEQHKIVHRKVYPQVPPKVEYSLTEYGQEVIPILKSMQKWGTSHKNYLQQS; this is encoded by the coding sequence ATGCAAGACAATACCTGCAATGGTGTTGAAGTTGCTATAGAAGCGATTGTGGGGAAATGGAAACCGATAATTTTATATCACCTCATGGAAAATAAAATTATGAGATTCAATGAATTAAAGCGATCTATTCCAAACATAACGCAAAAAATGTTGACATCACAGTTAAGAGAACTCGAGCAGCATAAAATCGTGCACCGAAAAGTGTATCCACAGGTACCACCGAAAGTTGAATATTCTTTAACGGAATATGGCCAAGAAGTGATTCCGATCTTGAAATCAATGCAGAAGTGGGGAACATCCCACAAAAACTATTTGCAACAATCATAA
- the tnpA gene encoding IS66 family insertion sequence element accessory protein TnpA yields the protein MCRTTLVNKRIEWKESYDAWKESVMSAVAWCREHKIR from the coding sequence ATGTGTCGAACGACTTTAGTGAATAAAAGAATAGAATGGAAAGAGTCGTATGATGCCTGGAAGGAAAGTGTTATGAGTGCAGTTGCGTGGTGCCGTGAACATAAAATTCGATGA
- a CDS encoding BglG family transcription antiterminator — protein sequence MYLSEREQSIIDILLQENAYIPASKIADALSVSTKTVYRTIDKINKDSGSQPLIDSKLGDGFKLNYEEYVRKKSNKDGFVKNFTPVERRNQILIDLLFRSPNPIKTTDIYNKYYVSETVIYNDITMLNERLENDNLNILRRGKYLSINGNEVDIRKVLINTINIFNLDHLLSKESLNQSDTEFIISNINRMESQLNVTIPYPYNINIFSHLYILINRFREGKVNVEKMIDELNKPYRNLIQENMEIFEWAKGIIRNISDYLNIHLPENEAWYLFQYLLSSRLLNNNSKENIQIRRGIEREITEFYIKEAGKALSKDFDKDIVWEELINHIRPMVNRMKNNIQIKNNLLEEIEIEYEELFGIIKAISKNAENKFKLGKINNDENGYLTIYFAKYLEQMFDTKRIVIICTSGIGTSELLKVKVKKAFPNIEIVDVLSTTDFIDHYNTYNDVDFVLTTVNLEALVKEAPILKEVPIILVSPVFGDRDKEIVSTFIKSK from the coding sequence ATGTATTTAAGTGAGCGAGAACAGAGCATTATTGATATATTGCTTCAAGAAAACGCTTATATTCCTGCATCAAAAATTGCTGACGCATTAAGTGTTTCTACAAAGACAGTCTATCGAACCATAGATAAAATAAATAAAGATTCCGGTTCTCAACCATTAATTGATTCCAAACTTGGTGATGGATTCAAATTAAATTATGAAGAATATGTAAGAAAGAAATCAAATAAAGATGGTTTTGTTAAGAACTTTACGCCGGTAGAGCGAAGAAACCAGATTCTTATTGATTTACTATTTAGATCACCAAATCCAATAAAAACGACAGACATTTATAATAAATACTATGTTAGTGAGACAGTTATTTATAATGATATCACGATGCTTAATGAAAGACTAGAAAATGATAACTTAAATATATTGAGAAGAGGTAAATATCTTTCAATAAATGGAAATGAGGTTGATATAAGGAAAGTACTAATTAATACGATTAATATTTTTAATTTAGATCATCTTTTATCTAAAGAAAGCCTTAATCAATCCGATACAGAATTTATCATTTCTAACATAAATAGAATGGAAAGCCAACTAAATGTTACGATCCCGTATCCATATAATATTAATATCTTCTCGCATCTCTATATATTAATTAACAGATTTAGAGAGGGAAAAGTAAATGTAGAAAAAATGATAGATGAGCTGAATAAACCCTATAGAAATTTAATTCAAGAAAATATGGAAATTTTTGAGTGGGCAAAGGGCATCATAAGAAATATTTCAGATTACTTGAATATACACTTACCTGAAAATGAAGCGTGGTATTTATTTCAATATTTATTGTCGTCTCGTCTGTTAAACAATAATAGTAAAGAAAACATACAGATACGTAGAGGAATAGAAAGAGAAATAACCGAATTTTATATAAAAGAAGCAGGTAAAGCTTTGAGCAAAGATTTTGATAAAGATATTGTATGGGAAGAATTAATCAATCATATAAGACCAATGGTCAACCGGATGAAAAATAATATTCAAATAAAGAATAATTTACTGGAAGAAATAGAAATAGAGTACGAAGAACTTTTTGGTATTATTAAAGCCATTTCAAAAAACGCGGAAAATAAGTTTAAATTAGGAAAAATCAATAATGATGAGAATGGTTATTTAACTATATACTTTGCTAAATACCTGGAGCAAATGTTTGATACGAAGAGAATCGTTATTATTTGTACTAGTGGTATCGGGACTTCCGAATTACTAAAAGTAAAGGTAAAAAAGGCGTTTCCAAATATTGAAATAGTGGATGTTCTTTCGACTACAGATTTTATTGATCACTATAATACGTATAATGATGTTGATTTTGTTCTTACCACAGTAAATTTGGAAGCGCTTGTAAAGGAAGCCCCCATATTAAAGGAAGTACCTATAATATTAGTAAGTCCTGTTTTTGGAGATAGAGACAAAGAGATAGTAAGTACCTTCATAAAAAGTAAATAA
- a CDS encoding PTS sugar transporter subunit IIA, translating to MFKLNEDLVILCDKPVNKENVIKKISLSLYEQGYISNMELFIEHVLEREKAGSTYIGNNIAMPHCESASVESNSFVIFKSNQPLSWNEHKVNIVALFVLHPNSSSLEKQYYKKYIKALGDEKIVNDLKKANDKEKIVMLFES from the coding sequence ATGTTTAAACTAAATGAGGATTTAGTTATTTTGTGTGACAAACCGGTTAATAAAGAAAATGTTATTAAAAAAATATCATTATCATTATATGAACAGGGTTACATTAGCAATATGGAACTTTTTATTGAACATGTACTCGAAAGGGAAAAGGCAGGATCGACATATATAGGAAATAATATAGCGATGCCGCATTGTGAATCAGCAAGTGTCGAATCAAATTCCTTTGTTATTTTTAAAAGTAACCAGCCCCTTAGTTGGAATGAACATAAAGTAAATATTGTAGCTTTGTTTGTACTCCATCCAAATAGCAGTTCTTTGGAAAAGCAATATTACAAGAAATATATAAAAGCACTTGGTGACGAAAAAATAGTAAACGATTTGAAAAAAGCTAACGATAAGGAGAAGATCGTTATGTTATTTGAAAGTTAA
- a CDS encoding PTS sugar transporter subunit IIA: MYFNKEIVLFNFDESSKEQALRVLSDYFIKYGLVTSDFYEGIISRESNFPTGLFVNGTGVAIPHTDSEKVIHPQIGFMSLKKPVKFRDMANKDNEIDVSLIFMLALKKSDEQLSMLQKLVDLFQNERSVNQLKECTSRIEFKNIMKNAGIE; the protein is encoded by the coding sequence ATGTATTTTAATAAAGAAATAGTATTGTTTAATTTTGATGAAAGCTCTAAAGAACAGGCTTTAAGGGTCTTATCCGATTATTTTATTAAATATGGTCTAGTTACATCAGATTTCTATGAAGGAATAATATCCAGAGAATCTAATTTTCCGACCGGATTATTTGTTAATGGAACTGGTGTTGCAATACCGCATACAGATAGTGAAAAAGTAATACATCCTCAGATTGGGTTTATGTCACTAAAAAAACCTGTCAAATTTAGGGATATGGCCAATAAGGATAATGAAATAGATGTATCATTAATTTTTATGCTGGCATTAAAAAAATCGGATGAACAGTTGTCCATGCTGCAAAAGCTTGTTGATCTTTTCCAAAACGAAAGATCAGTCAATCAATTAAAAGAATGTACGTCACGGATTGAATTTAAAAACATAATGAAAAATGCAGGAATAGAATAA
- a CDS encoding PTS galactitol transporter subunit IIC: protein MQVFQQVIQWFVDLGASVMLPIIFLVFGLILRIKPGKAFKSALTIGIGFIGLNLVIGLLTDNLGPAAEAMVDNYNLSLQTIDVGWPAASAIAYGTLLGSMAIIVGILVNVVLLLFGLTKTLNVDIWNFWHIAFTGSIVYAATASFALGIFTMITHSMLLYFMADKSAIYVQEYYQLPNMSFPHGSSTPGFLLALPLNWAFDRIPGLNKINISPELVQKRFGVFGDTTVLGFIIGIIIGLLAGYDVNNTLNLGVATGAVMLLMPRMVALLMEGLTPISEAASSWVQKRFPGKELYIGMDSALAVGQSSVLSASLLLVPIALLLAVILPGNTVLPLGDLATIPFMICLMAAVFKGDIFRTVIGGALYIVTTLYVASWAAPLITKSAVASNFDLGGNSSISVLSDGGAWTTILFSGLGKTWLGIGFIFVVVLFALIYQSKIKGSKKIES, encoded by the coding sequence ATGCAAGTCTTTCAACAGGTAATTCAATGGTTTGTTGATTTAGGAGCAAGTGTCATGCTTCCAATTATTTTCTTGGTATTTGGCTTGATTTTAAGGATAAAGCCAGGGAAGGCCTTTAAATCTGCTTTAACCATTGGGATTGGCTTTATTGGCTTGAATTTAGTCATTGGTCTTTTGACTGATAACTTAGGTCCGGCCGCTGAAGCAATGGTTGATAATTACAATTTATCGTTACAAACAATAGATGTTGGTTGGCCGGCAGCATCAGCGATTGCATATGGTACCCTTTTGGGAAGTATGGCAATAATTGTCGGTATTTTAGTAAATGTGGTGTTACTTTTATTTGGATTGACCAAAACGTTGAATGTTGATATTTGGAACTTTTGGCATATTGCCTTTACAGGATCAATCGTATATGCAGCAACAGCAAGCTTTGCTTTAGGTATTTTCACCATGATTACGCATTCCATGCTTCTCTATTTTATGGCGGATAAGAGTGCAATTTATGTTCAAGAATATTATCAGTTACCTAATATGTCATTTCCGCATGGTTCTTCGACGCCGGGTTTTCTTTTGGCATTACCATTGAACTGGGCTTTTGACCGAATCCCCGGTTTAAATAAAATAAATATCAGCCCTGAATTAGTTCAGAAAAGATTTGGTGTTTTTGGTGATACAACGGTTTTAGGTTTTATTATTGGAATAATTATTGGGTTATTAGCTGGTTATGATGTTAATAATACTTTAAATCTGGGTGTTGCAACAGGTGCTGTCATGTTGCTTATGCCTCGGATGGTTGCTTTATTAATGGAAGGGCTTACCCCCATTTCTGAAGCCGCAAGTAGTTGGGTGCAAAAAAGATTCCCCGGTAAAGAATTATATATAGGAATGGATAGTGCATTGGCTGTTGGTCAATCATCCGTTTTATCTGCTTCGCTATTATTGGTACCGATTGCATTACTGTTAGCAGTCATTTTACCTGGAAATACGGTACTGCCTTTAGGCGATTTAGCCACGATTCCTTTTATGATTTGTTTAATGGCGGCAGTCTTTAAGGGAGACATATTTCGTACCGTGATAGGAGGGGCATTATATATTGTTACAACACTGTATGTGGCATCTTGGGCAGCTCCGCTCATCACCAAGTCCGCAGTAGCATCCAACTTTGATTTAGGAGGAAATTCCTCTATAAGTGTATTAAGTGATGGCGGTGCATGGACGACCATTTTATTTAGCGGTTTGGGAAAAACTTGGTTAGGGATCGGCTTCATTTTCGTTGTTGTCTTATTTGCCTTGATTTACCAAAGCAAGATCAAAGGCAGTAAAAAAATAGAGTCTTAA